In Sporomusaceae bacterium FL31, one genomic interval encodes:
- the argD gene encoding acetylornithine aminotransferase — translation MDKEQVFQTDKEYYMPVFARYPLILDHGEGPYVFDTDGKKYIDFLAGIAVNVLGHAHPKLVAAISEQAGKLIHCSNLYYTEAQAVLAKTLVELSGLNKVFFGNSGAEANEGAIKLARKYGKTISADKFEIITAAEGFHGRTLLTLTATAQPKYQKGYEPLPGGFHYVPYNDLAALTALVSEKTCAVMLEPIQGEGGINTPDAEYLAQVRQLCDKYGALLIFDEIQTGIGRTGKMFAYEHSGIKPDIVTLAKGLGGGVPIGAFIASDKVASAFGAGDHGSTFGGNPLACAAANAVLGVIAEENLLDNVTTVGQYLQAELNKLQLKYPQLITEVRGKGLMLGAKLTKPGRDIVNQCMEQGAIINCTAGDVLRFVPPLNITKAHVDEVITILDKVLALA, via the coding sequence ATGGATAAAGAACAAGTATTTCAGACAGACAAGGAATATTATATGCCGGTCTTCGCCCGCTATCCGCTTATTCTGGATCACGGTGAGGGACCCTATGTTTTTGATACAGACGGCAAAAAATATATCGACTTCTTAGCAGGCATTGCTGTCAATGTGCTGGGTCATGCCCATCCCAAACTCGTTGCCGCCATTAGCGAGCAAGCAGGCAAACTCATTCATTGTTCCAATTTATATTACACCGAAGCGCAAGCTGTGCTCGCTAAAACATTGGTCGAACTGAGCGGGCTGAATAAAGTGTTCTTTGGCAACAGTGGTGCGGAAGCCAATGAAGGCGCTATCAAGCTGGCTCGCAAATATGGTAAAACCATTAGTGCCGATAAGTTTGAGATTATTACGGCTGCTGAGGGTTTCCATGGTCGGACGCTGCTTACTCTAACCGCAACTGCTCAGCCTAAATATCAGAAAGGGTATGAGCCATTGCCAGGCGGTTTTCACTATGTGCCATATAACGATTTGGCAGCACTGACTGCATTGGTTTCGGAAAAAACCTGCGCGGTTATGTTGGAACCGATTCAAGGCGAAGGCGGAATCAATACCCCGGATGCTGAGTACTTGGCGCAAGTCCGTCAATTGTGTGACAAATATGGCGCTTTGCTAATTTTTGATGAAATTCAGACAGGGATTGGCCGGACTGGTAAAATGTTTGCTTATGAGCATTCTGGAATCAAACCGGATATTGTGACTTTAGCAAAAGGATTGGGCGGCGGCGTGCCGATCGGAGCCTTTATTGCCAGTGATAAAGTAGCATCGGCTTTCGGAGCAGGCGACCATGGGTCCACCTTTGGCGGCAATCCATTGGCTTGTGCAGCAGCTAATGCTGTGCTTGGCGTGATTGCCGAAGAAAATCTGTTGGATAATGTGACCACGGTAGGTCAATACCTGCAGGCAGAGCTCAATAAGCTGCAGCTTAAATATCCGCAGCTTATTACTGAAGTACGTGGTAAAGGGCTGATGCTGGGAGCAAAGCTGACCAAACCAGGCCGGGATATTGTGAACCAGTGCATGGAACAAGGAGCCATTATTAATTGTACGGCTGGGGATGTGCTACGATTTGTACCGCCGCTCAATATCACCAAAGCTCATGTGGACGAAGTCATTACTATTTTAGATAAAGTGCTGGCATTAGCCTAG
- the argG gene encoding argininosuccinate synthase, with protein sequence MSDIKKVVLAYSGGLDTSVIIPWLKENYKNCEVIAMCADVGQGDELDPVREKAIKSGASKIYVEDLTKPFIEEYVWPTLKAGAVYEGKYLLGTSFARPIIAKALVEIAEKEGADAIAHGATGKGNDQVRFELTVKALAPHLKIIAPWREWDIKSREDAIDYAEKHGIPVPVTKKRPYSMDRNIWHLSHEGADLESPWNEPQDDVYMVTTTPEKAPDQATYVEIEFEKGLPIAVDGVRLDSVALLTKLNELGAANGIGIADIVENRLVGMKSRGVYENPGGSILFYAHRELEYLTLDRATMHYKEQVAVRYAELVYDGMWFSPLREALDAFVDSTQQNVTGLVRLKLYKGNIMSAGSKSPYSLYHEGFVTFGYDEVYNQADAEGFINLFGLPLKVRALMQKEAKKNNE encoded by the coding sequence ATGAGCGATATAAAAAAAGTAGTGTTAGCCTATTCGGGTGGTCTTGATACCTCAGTGATTATTCCTTGGCTGAAAGAAAACTATAAAAATTGTGAAGTTATTGCCATGTGTGCCGATGTCGGTCAAGGTGATGAATTGGATCCGGTTAGAGAGAAGGCAATCAAATCTGGTGCCAGTAAAATTTATGTAGAAGACCTGACTAAGCCATTTATCGAAGAATATGTATGGCCTACTTTAAAAGCTGGCGCTGTCTATGAAGGCAAATACCTGTTAGGTACTTCTTTTGCCCGTCCGATTATTGCAAAAGCATTAGTTGAAATTGCAGAAAAAGAAGGCGCTGATGCCATTGCTCATGGAGCAACAGGCAAAGGCAATGACCAGGTACGGTTTGAATTAACTGTTAAAGCTTTAGCACCACATCTGAAAATTATTGCTCCATGGCGCGAATGGGATATCAAGTCTCGTGAAGATGCCATTGATTATGCTGAAAAACACGGCATTCCTGTACCTGTAACGAAAAAACGTCCTTACAGCATGGACCGCAATATCTGGCACTTGAGTCATGAAGGCGCTGATCTGGAAAGCCCATGGAATGAACCGCAAGATGATGTATATATGGTTACAACAACTCCGGAAAAAGCTCCGGATCAAGCGACTTATGTTGAAATTGAATTCGAAAAAGGCTTGCCAATCGCTGTTGATGGAGTGCGGTTGGACTCTGTAGCACTTCTCACTAAGCTGAATGAACTGGGGGCAGCTAATGGTATCGGTATTGCCGATATTGTTGAAAACCGTTTAGTGGGAATGAAATCCCGCGGCGTGTATGAAAATCCAGGCGGATCCATTCTCTTTTATGCCCATCGCGAATTGGAATATCTGACTCTTGACCGGGCTACCATGCATTATAAAGAGCAAGTCGCTGTCCGTTATGCTGAACTCGTTTATGACGGAATGTGGTTCTCGCCGTTACGCGAAGCATTGGATGCTTTCGTTGACTCGACACAGCAAAACGTAACCGGTTTGGTACGGTTAAAACTTTATAAAGGCAACATCATGAGTGCAGGTTCCAAATCGCCATATTCCCTGTACCATGAAGGTTTCGTAACGTTCGGCTATGACGAAGTTTACAATCAAGCTGATGCCGAAGGCTTTATCAATCTCTTTGGCTTGCCTCTCAAAGTGAGAGCACTCATGCAGAAAGAGGCGAAGAAAAACAATGAGTAA
- the ilvK gene encoding branched-chain-amino-acid aminotransferase 2 codes for MSEITVVKKETLGVLPDQNALGFGTYFTDHMFEMDYNPQEGWHNPRIVPYHEFSVNPANTTLHYGQGIFEGMKAFRTVDDRVVLFRPLEYLNRLNRSADVLCIPRVDVDLVHNALRQLIELEKNWVPSKQGTSLYIRPFIFATDPFLGLRVAENYKMAIILSPVGAYYAAGFNPVKIRVEDKYVRAVPGGLGEAKTLGNYAASLRAAVDAKKVGYAQTLWLDGVERKYIEEVGAMNIFFKINGEIITPALTGSILGGITRKTVLEIAKDWGIKATERRITIDEVYEAHAKGQLEEVFGSGTAAVISPVGELSWQDEKIIINDNKTGEFSQKLYDYVTGLQYGQVPDKFGWVEEVTKA; via the coding sequence ATGTCAGAAATTACAGTAGTTAAAAAAGAAACTCTAGGAGTTTTACCTGATCAAAATGCATTAGGCTTTGGTACATACTTTACTGACCACATGTTTGAAATGGATTACAACCCGCAAGAGGGCTGGCATAATCCACGCATTGTTCCCTACCATGAATTTAGTGTCAATCCTGCTAACACGACCTTACATTATGGTCAAGGCATTTTCGAAGGCATGAAAGCTTTTCGGACTGTAGATGACCGGGTTGTCCTGTTTCGGCCATTGGAATATCTTAACCGTCTTAACCGGTCAGCTGATGTTTTATGTATTCCTCGCGTTGATGTGGATTTGGTACATAACGCATTGCGTCAATTAATTGAATTGGAAAAGAACTGGGTTCCATCTAAACAAGGAACCAGCCTGTATATTCGTCCATTTATTTTTGCTACTGATCCATTCTTAGGATTGCGGGTGGCTGAGAATTATAAAATGGCGATTATCCTGTCGCCAGTAGGGGCTTATTATGCTGCTGGCTTTAATCCGGTTAAAATTAGGGTTGAAGATAAATACGTTCGGGCCGTACCTGGTGGTCTGGGTGAAGCCAAAACTTTAGGCAACTATGCAGCCAGCTTGCGGGCAGCTGTGGATGCCAAAAAAGTGGGTTATGCCCAAACACTTTGGCTGGATGGTGTTGAGCGCAAATACATTGAAGAAGTAGGCGCAATGAATATCTTCTTTAAAATTAATGGAGAAATCATCACCCCAGCGCTTACTGGCAGCATATTAGGCGGGATAACCCGCAAAACGGTACTGGAAATTGCTAAAGACTGGGGCATCAAAGCTACTGAACGAAGGATTACCATTGACGAAGTTTATGAAGCCCATGCTAAAGGGCAGTTGGAAGAAGTCTTTGGTTCAGGTACTGCAGCCGTTATTTCACCTGTTGGCGAGCTGTCCTGGCAGGATGAAAAAATCATCATTAATGACAATAAAACTGGTGAGTTTTCACAAAAGCTTTATGATTATGTTACTGGTTTGCAATATGGCCAGGTACCCGATAAGTTTGGCTGGGTAGAAGAAGTAACCAAAGCTTAA
- the argJ gene encoding arginine biosynthesis bifunctional protein ArgJ yields MFEKINGTITAPKGFKAAGIKAGIKKSGKEDVAIIYSTVPAVAAGVFTLNTMAAAPVVVSRKVAEKGLASAVVVNSGCANACTGAQGLADAEAMAALTAELLGIKAEEVFVASTGIIGVNLPMAKIKAGIQKAVTALSEEGGENASKAILTTDTFGKSCVYELSLSGVSVKIAGIAKGSGMIHPNMATMLGFITTDAAIAAPLLKQALTEVVNVSFNMISVDGDTSTNDMVTVLANGAAGNPLIDSANDDYAAFTAALKQVCTELAKLVARDGEGASKFLEITVSGAANFADAKQAAMAIAKSPLVKTAFFGQDPNWGRIICAVGYSGAQVIPEKTTMAIGDITIVKQGMGTSYDEQALRAIMLEHDIKVSVDLGVGTTEATVWSCDFSYEYVKINGEYHT; encoded by the coding sequence ATGTTTGAGAAAATAAATGGAACCATTACAGCGCCTAAAGGATTTAAGGCAGCTGGAATCAAGGCCGGCATTAAAAAAAGCGGCAAAGAAGATGTGGCAATTATTTATAGTACTGTACCAGCGGTAGCTGCAGGTGTATTTACATTAAATACCATGGCGGCGGCTCCAGTCGTTGTATCCCGTAAAGTTGCTGAGAAAGGTTTGGCCTCAGCCGTTGTAGTAAACTCCGGGTGTGCAAACGCTTGTACCGGCGCGCAAGGACTTGCTGATGCTGAAGCAATGGCTGCTTTGACTGCTGAATTATTAGGCATTAAGGCTGAGGAAGTTTTTGTGGCTTCCACCGGCATTATTGGTGTTAATCTGCCAATGGCGAAAATCAAGGCCGGCATTCAGAAAGCGGTCACGGCACTATCCGAAGAGGGCGGCGAAAACGCCAGCAAGGCTATTTTGACAACTGATACTTTTGGCAAATCCTGCGTTTATGAATTGTCATTAAGCGGAGTATCTGTTAAAATCGCCGGTATTGCCAAGGGGTCAGGTATGATTCACCCTAATATGGCAACCATGCTTGGCTTCATTACGACCGATGCTGCTATTGCGGCACCCCTGTTAAAGCAGGCTTTGACAGAAGTCGTGAATGTTTCTTTCAATATGATCTCTGTGGATGGAGACACCAGCACGAACGATATGGTGACTGTGCTCGCAAATGGTGCGGCTGGCAATCCACTGATTGACAGCGCTAATGACGATTATGCTGCATTTACAGCAGCCTTAAAACAAGTTTGTACAGAACTGGCTAAATTGGTAGCCCGTGACGGTGAAGGTGCATCAAAATTCTTAGAAATTACGGTCAGCGGTGCAGCTAATTTTGCGGATGCCAAACAGGCAGCAATGGCTATTGCCAAATCGCCGCTAGTAAAAACAGCTTTCTTCGGGCAAGATCCTAACTGGGGTCGGATCATTTGTGCAGTGGGCTATTCTGGTGCACAAGTAATTCCTGAAAAGACTACCATGGCAATTGGTGATATTACGATTGTTAAACAAGGGATGGGTACTAGCTACGATGAACAAGCACTCCGGGCTATTATGCTTGAACATGATATAAAGGTCAGCGTAGATCTAGGCGTAGGTACAACTGAAGCCACTGTGTGGAGTTGTGACTTCTCTTATGAATATGTCAAGATCAACGGTGAGTATCATACCTAA
- the argB gene encoding acetylglutamate kinase codes for MNFLPEQKASVLIEALPYMQNFYGKTIVIKYGGNAMINNELKNQVIQDIILMKYVGMRPVVVHGGGPEITGFLKQIGKQSEFVSGLRVTDAETVAVAEMVLVGKINTEIVSLLNRRGAKAVGLSGKDADLIKARKHLAEVYENGEVRKVDIGFVGDVAKINTDILHTLLERDYIPVIAPIGVGENNESYNINADYVAGEIAGALGAEKLLLLTDVEGIYRDYHDKSSFISTLTLAEARDMIREGSIDGGMIPKVEACVRALTGGTNKTHIIDGRQSHSLLLEVFTAEGIGTEVVK; via the coding sequence ATGAACTTTTTGCCCGAACAAAAGGCGTCCGTTTTAATTGAAGCCTTACCTTATATGCAAAATTTTTATGGAAAAACCATTGTTATAAAATATGGCGGCAACGCCATGATTAATAATGAATTAAAGAATCAGGTCATTCAGGATATTATCCTCATGAAATATGTTGGCATGCGTCCGGTCGTCGTTCATGGCGGCGGTCCGGAAATTACTGGCTTTTTAAAACAAATCGGTAAACAGTCGGAGTTTGTCAGCGGTTTAAGAGTAACCGATGCTGAAACCGTAGCCGTAGCAGAAATGGTACTGGTCGGCAAAATTAATACCGAAATTGTGAGCCTGCTCAATCGCCGCGGTGCTAAAGCCGTCGGATTAAGTGGTAAAGACGCTGATTTGATTAAAGCTCGGAAACATTTGGCCGAGGTTTATGAAAATGGTGAAGTTCGCAAAGTGGATATTGGTTTTGTCGGTGATGTAGCAAAAATCAACACCGATATCTTGCATACCTTACTGGAACGGGATTACATTCCGGTTATTGCGCCGATTGGCGTCGGCGAGAATAACGAAAGCTACAACATTAACGCGGATTACGTGGCCGGAGAGATTGCCGGAGCTTTGGGGGCGGAAAAGCTACTCCTGCTCACCGATGTAGAAGGAATTTATCGCGATTATCACGATAAAAGCAGTTTTATTTCCACGTTAACTTTGGCTGAGGCCCGCGATATGATTCGCGAAGGCAGCATTGACGGCGGGATGATTCCTAAAGTGGAAGCGTGCGTACGTGCTTTGACTGGTGGAACCAATAAAACTCATATCATTGACGGCCGCCAGTCTCACTCGCTGCTGCTCGAAGTATTTACTGCAGAAGGAATTGGTACTGAGGTTGTAAAGTAG
- the argH gene encoding argininosuccinate lyase, producing MSKLWGGRFAKNTDVMVEEFTSSISFDSRMYREDVAGSIAHARMLAKCGIIANDEAQVIITGLEGILADIEAGNFSFEIALEDIHMNIEKRLTERIGPVGGKLHTARSRNDQVAVDTHLYVRKEIAAIAELLLDLEKAFVETAQKNADVIMPGYTHLQRAQPILFSHHMMAYFFMLARDFSRLQGVYDRTDILPLGAGALAGTTFPIDRHYVAEQLNFSQIYQNSLDAVSDRDYILEFLSFASILMMHLSRISEEIILWCSSEFSFIELDDAHCTGSSIMPQKKNPDVAELVRGKTGRVFGHLMAMLTVAKGLPLAYNKDLQEDKEGLFDTIDTVKFSLTVYASMIRAMRVNPERMLSVVRNDFSNATDMADYLVKKGLPFRQAHEVVGKSVRYCIEQEKWLMDLSLAEFKQFSELFEADILEAIKVETCVANRNSFGGTSYAQVGQAVETAQTTMVKQQAVLDMYTKAKI from the coding sequence ATGAGTAAGTTGTGGGGCGGTAGATTCGCAAAGAATACTGACGTCATGGTGGAGGAGTTTACCTCCTCCATTTCCTTTGACAGCCGCATGTACCGGGAAGACGTAGCAGGCAGTATTGCCCATGCCCGCATGCTGGCCAAGTGCGGCATTATTGCCAATGATGAAGCTCAGGTCATTATTACTGGCCTGGAAGGCATCTTAGCCGATATTGAAGCTGGTAATTTCAGTTTTGAAATTGCGTTGGAAGATATTCATATGAATATTGAAAAACGCTTGACTGAACGCATTGGACCAGTTGGCGGCAAGCTGCATACTGCACGCAGCCGGAATGACCAGGTGGCAGTGGATACTCATTTGTATGTGCGTAAGGAAATCGCAGCTATTGCTGAATTGCTGTTAGATCTTGAAAAGGCCTTTGTCGAAACTGCACAAAAGAATGCTGATGTCATTATGCCTGGGTATACTCATTTGCAGCGCGCGCAGCCTATTCTATTTTCACATCATATGATGGCGTACTTCTTTATGCTGGCGCGTGACTTTTCCCGTTTGCAGGGCGTTTATGACCGAACCGATATATTGCCACTGGGCGCTGGCGCGCTAGCTGGCACTACGTTTCCGATTGACCGCCATTATGTGGCTGAACAATTAAACTTCAGCCAAATCTATCAAAATAGCCTGGATGCAGTCAGTGACCGGGATTATATTTTGGAATTCTTGTCTTTCGCATCCATTCTCATGATGCATCTTAGCCGGATTAGTGAAGAAATTATCCTCTGGTGCTCTTCTGAATTCTCCTTCATTGAACTGGATGATGCGCATTGTACTGGTTCCAGCATCATGCCGCAAAAGAAAAATCCCGATGTGGCTGAATTGGTCAGAGGTAAAACCGGCCGGGTATTTGGTCATCTGATGGCTATGCTGACAGTGGCCAAAGGTTTGCCGCTGGCTTATAATAAAGATCTTCAGGAAGATAAAGAAGGCTTATTTGATACCATTGATACTGTTAAATTCAGCCTGACTGTCTATGCTTCGATGATTCGGGCCATGCGCGTGAATCCGGAAAGAATGCTGTCTGTTGTGCGCAATGACTTTTCTAATGCGACTGACATGGCGGATTATCTGGTTAAGAAAGGCTTGCCATTCCGTCAAGCTCATGAAGTAGTAGGCAAAAGTGTTCGCTATTGTATTGAACAAGAAAAATGGCTGATGGATTTATCATTAGCCGAGTTCAAACAGTTCTCTGAATTGTTTGAAGCTGACATTCTTGAAGCCATTAAGGTCGAAACTTGTGTGGCCAATCGCAATTCGTTTGGTGGAACATCGTACGCTCAAGTTGGACAAGCAGTGGAAACCGCGCAAACTACTATGGTAAAACAGCAAGCAGTGCTTGACATGTATACAAAAGCCAAGATATAA
- the argF gene encoding ornithine carbamoyltransferase, with protein MSMKGKDLLSIHDLSVEEVYQILDLAKELKAKQKRGEEHHLLKGKTLGMIFQKSSTRTRVSFEVGMWQLGGMALFLSANDLQIGRGEPVKDTARVLSRYVDGIMIRTFSHDEVIELAQYADVPIINGLTDLLHPCQALTDIFTVMECKGDLKGLKMAYIGDGNNMVNALMHACAKVGMDIAVATPEGYAPNAQSVAEARADAAFSGSKILIGHDPIAAAADADVVYTDVWASMGQEKELAARMKVFHGFQVNRELMQAAKPDAIVLHCLPAHRGEEITDEIMECSQSVVFEEAENRLHVQKAIMALLMGN; from the coding sequence ATGAGCATGAAGGGGAAAGATTTACTATCTATTCATGATCTGTCGGTAGAGGAAGTCTATCAGATCTTGGACTTAGCCAAAGAGCTGAAAGCCAAGCAAAAACGTGGTGAAGAACATCACCTGTTAAAAGGCAAAACACTGGGAATGATTTTTCAGAAGTCATCAACCAGGACGAGAGTATCATTTGAAGTTGGTATGTGGCAATTGGGCGGAATGGCCTTGTTTCTATCAGCCAATGACTTGCAGATAGGCCGCGGTGAGCCGGTTAAGGATACAGCCAGAGTGTTGTCACGCTATGTGGATGGGATTATGATCAGAACCTTTTCCCATGATGAAGTCATTGAACTGGCTCAGTATGCAGACGTACCCATTATTAATGGCCTGACCGATTTACTGCATCCCTGCCAAGCCTTAACCGATATTTTTACGGTGATGGAATGCAAAGGTGACCTAAAAGGACTTAAAATGGCTTATATTGGTGATGGCAACAATATGGTCAATGCATTGATGCATGCCTGTGCCAAAGTTGGCATGGATATTGCGGTCGCAACTCCTGAGGGCTATGCGCCGAATGCTCAGTCTGTTGCCGAGGCTCGTGCCGATGCCGCTTTCTCGGGCAGCAAAATCCTGATTGGCCATGATCCAATTGCTGCCGCTGCTGACGCTGATGTCGTTTACACCGATGTTTGGGCCAGTATGGGACAGGAAAAGGAATTAGCAGCCAGAATGAAAGTTTTCCATGGCTTCCAGGTGAATCGGGAACTGATGCAGGCGGCTAAACCAGATGCGATTGTTCTGCATTGTTTGCCAGCACATCGTGGTGAGGAAATTACTGATGAGATCATGGAATGTTCTCAATCAGTTGTATTTGAAGAAGCTGAAAACCGTTTACATGTCCAAAAAGCAATTATGGCCTTGTTAATGGGTAATTAA